A genomic window from Alkalihalobacillus sp. AL-G includes:
- a CDS encoding transglycosylase domain-containing protein, with product MPSRFAIRKASKQQNNRGYIKIFLATFLVFLLFLIAGGVTGFAFIQDAPPLDPDELKYAQSSAIYDMNGNKIVDIAGKKHRIKVEIEDVPKHVQAAFIATEDARFREHFGIDLKRIAGAALANLKEGWGAEGGSTITQQIIKNTYLSPEKTIERKVKEAYLAIKLEQKYTKDQILEMYLNKVYFGHGAYGIGAAADVYFGKKVEDLTLAEASLLAGLPQRPSGYDPTKHPERALERRNIVLSLMEQHRYITSAEAGKAKSTKLENLLRKQPEGPQFESFIDQVINELTAKGIPEHVLYTNGLKIYTTLDPNAQKHTEKILTGDGHIPFPNEKFKAGIVLLDTNSGAIRAIGGNRNPNEADVKRGFNYATDTRRQPGSTIKPILAYGPAIEFEKWSTYHQILDDELEIDGKTFQNWDEEYHGMLSMREALVKSYNIPAIKTFSEVGSDRAREFASKLGISLDVTYPSYAIGGFEHGVSPMQMAGAYATFGNEGKYNQPYTVRKVVYSTGETIFFESKSQKAMNQYTAYMITDMLKDVVRNGTGTLANIDGLPLAGKTGTTNPPKGVEDGSTDSWFVGYTTQYTAAVWTGYDKTTQDQYVTDKDSDISQLIFKNVMEHVSAGKEVKDFEKPSTVVEVEIDERNGKKASAYTPEPAVTTELFVKGTDFPSEYKPAPQKPDKVKKKEKDDKKKKKDEGDSESDDEGNSDGNNEDDGDNGGSDDGTGDGGTDGGTDDGTGGGGAGGDGSDGGTGTGDGDDGSDTGTDDGTGDNTGTTSTNSNGTGT from the coding sequence ATGCCTTCACGTTTTGCAATACGTAAAGCTTCTAAACAACAAAACAACCGAGGATACATCAAGATTTTTCTAGCAACCTTTCTCGTCTTCTTGCTATTTCTTATCGCAGGCGGTGTGACAGGTTTTGCATTTATTCAGGATGCTCCTCCACTTGATCCAGATGAGCTGAAGTATGCTCAATCCTCAGCCATTTATGATATGAACGGAAATAAGATTGTCGACATTGCGGGGAAAAAGCATAGAATCAAAGTTGAAATTGAAGATGTACCAAAACATGTCCAAGCAGCATTTATCGCAACTGAAGATGCACGGTTTCGTGAGCATTTTGGTATCGATCTGAAACGTATTGCCGGTGCTGCACTCGCGAATTTAAAGGAAGGCTGGGGTGCAGAAGGTGGCAGTACAATCACACAGCAGATCATTAAAAATACCTACCTTTCCCCCGAAAAAACGATTGAACGGAAAGTGAAGGAAGCCTACCTTGCTATCAAACTAGAACAAAAATATACAAAGGATCAGATTCTCGAAATGTATTTGAATAAAGTGTACTTCGGTCACGGTGCTTATGGGATTGGGGCCGCAGCAGATGTCTATTTCGGTAAAAAAGTAGAGGACTTGACACTAGCAGAGGCATCCCTACTAGCAGGTCTCCCCCAACGGCCAAGCGGCTATGATCCGACCAAACATCCCGAACGTGCGCTCGAGCGAAGAAATATCGTTCTTTCACTCATGGAACAGCATCGGTATATTACGAGTGCAGAAGCTGGAAAAGCGAAATCTACTAAATTAGAAAATCTATTACGTAAACAGCCAGAGGGTCCTCAGTTCGAATCCTTTATAGACCAGGTAATCAATGAATTAACCGCAAAGGGTATACCTGAACATGTCCTGTATACTAATGGGTTGAAAATTTACACCACGCTCGATCCGAATGCACAGAAGCACACAGAAAAAATTCTGACAGGTGACGGGCATATTCCTTTCCCTAACGAAAAATTCAAGGCTGGAATCGTCCTTTTAGATACGAATTCAGGAGCTATCCGTGCAATCGGCGGAAATCGGAATCCGAATGAAGCCGATGTAAAAAGAGGCTTCAATTATGCGACCGATACTCGCAGACAGCCTGGATCCACCATTAAACCGATTCTTGCTTATGGTCCTGCTATCGAGTTTGAAAAATGGTCGACATACCACCAGATTTTAGATGATGAACTTGAAATTGATGGCAAAACATTTCAAAACTGGGATGAAGAATACCATGGAATGCTCTCGATGCGGGAGGCGTTGGTCAAATCCTACAACATCCCTGCCATCAAGACATTTTCGGAAGTCGGTAGTGACCGGGCACGAGAGTTTGCCAGTAAGCTAGGAATTTCTTTAGATGTTACCTATCCGTCGTATGCGATTGGCGGCTTCGAGCATGGTGTTTCTCCAATGCAAATGGCAGGTGCCTATGCAACGTTCGGGAACGAAGGCAAGTACAATCAGCCTTACACCGTACGAAAAGTTGTTTACTCTACCGGTGAAACGATATTCTTTGAATCGAAAAGCCAAAAAGCGATGAATCAATATACTGCCTATATGATTACCGACATGCTGAAGGATGTTGTTCGTAATGGTACAGGGACTTTAGCCAATATTGACGGCCTTCCTCTTGCAGGAAAAACAGGAACCACCAATCCGCCTAAAGGCGTTGAAGATGGTTCGACTGATTCATGGTTTGTCGGTTACACGACTCAATATACTGCTGCAGTTTGGACAGGGTACGACAAAACGACACAAGACCAATATGTGACCGATAAGGATTCAGACATCTCACAGCTTATTTTTAAAAATGTAATGGAACATGTCTCTGCTGGTAAAGAAGTAAAAGATTTTGAAAAGCCTTCTACTGTAGTTGAGGTAGAGATCGATGAGCGAAACGGTAAAAAGGCGTCTGCCTACACTCCTGAGCCAGCCGTTACGACAGAATTGTTTGTAAAAGGTACTGACTTTCCGAGTGAATATAAACCAGCACCTCAAAAACCGGATAAAGTTAAGAAAAAAGAGAAGGATGACAAAAAGAAGAAAAAAGATGAAGGTGACTCAGAATCGGATGATGAAGGTAATTCCGATGGTAACAATGAGGATGATGGTGACAACGGCGGTTCTGATGACGGTACTGGAGATGGTGGAACTGACGGTGGTACGGATGACGGGACAGGTGGCGGCGGTGCTGGAGGCGATGGCTCTGACGGTGGTACCGGTACGGGCGATGGCGATGATGGTTCTGACACGGGTACTGATGATGGTACCGGGGACAACACGGGTACGACAAGCACAAATTCTAATGGTACAGGCACGTAA
- a CDS encoding S8 family serine peptidase: MKKIVALLLSLTLLTGLLLASQTSNNVQASTTLEVDEALTNVLNTAGNAFLVEAVITYSQMPTDQQIQELKDFGLLTKTYKNLPMVAVQGTKLEIDSLLKSGIDALSIFYNKDLEYKLRDSRRLIGAENVWNDLGYTGEGTTVAVIDSGIDATHTDLPYGDKVIQNVKFLVGQSLFSDSSDSLYLENVQNTDTSSGHGTHVAGTIAGLGTASDGLYTGIAPGAKLVGLSTGEGINIFWALEAFDYVLGNQDTYGIDVISNSWGTTGEYSPNDPINVASKKAHDAGMIVTFAAGNEGPDNDTLNPYSAAPWVISVAAGTKDKQLADFSSRGIPGDELVHPDITAPGVDIVATKSSTGLVMNTLGTTTDITYISPEYLPYYTTASGTSMATPHISGVVALMLEANPDLTPDQVLNALQSTADPMSGFDLHEVGAGYVNAYEAVNSVK; encoded by the coding sequence ATGAAAAAAATAGTTGCTCTATTGCTCAGTTTAACATTACTTACAGGACTGTTACTTGCATCACAAACCTCAAATAATGTACAAGCATCAACTACCCTGGAAGTCGATGAAGCCTTGACGAATGTACTCAACACCGCAGGAAATGCATTCTTGGTGGAAGCAGTGATAACCTACTCGCAAATGCCGACAGATCAACAGATTCAGGAATTAAAGGATTTTGGATTGTTGACGAAAACGTATAAGAACTTACCGATGGTTGCCGTTCAAGGTACGAAACTGGAAATCGACTCTTTACTGAAGTCAGGTATAGACGCTCTATCTATTTTTTATAACAAAGACCTTGAATATAAATTGCGTGATAGCCGGAGATTGATTGGTGCAGAGAACGTATGGAATGACCTTGGTTATACTGGAGAAGGAACGACTGTAGCCGTAATTGACAGTGGTATTGATGCCACACATACGGACCTGCCGTACGGTGATAAGGTCATCCAAAATGTGAAGTTCCTTGTCGGACAAAGCTTATTCTCAGATAGCTCGGATTCACTCTATTTAGAAAACGTCCAAAACACAGATACTAGCTCAGGACACGGAACACATGTGGCGGGTACAATTGCAGGGCTTGGTACGGCAAGTGATGGATTATACACTGGTATTGCACCGGGTGCAAAGTTAGTCGGACTCAGTACTGGTGAAGGAATCAATATTTTCTGGGCACTTGAAGCATTCGATTATGTACTTGGAAATCAAGATACCTATGGTATCGATGTAATCAGTAACAGCTGGGGAACAACAGGCGAATACTCTCCGAATGACCCGATCAATGTGGCGAGCAAAAAAGCGCACGATGCTGGAATGATCGTCACGTTTGCAGCAGGAAATGAAGGTCCCGATAATGACACGTTGAATCCGTATTCGGCTGCACCATGGGTCATTTCTGTTGCAGCAGGTACAAAGGATAAGCAGTTGGCGGATTTCTCATCACGAGGAATTCCAGGAGATGAACTTGTCCACCCAGATATAACTGCACCGGGCGTCGATATCGTTGCCACCAAATCCTCAACCGGGCTTGTGATGAACACACTTGGAACAACAACAGATATAACATATATTTCTCCAGAATACTTACCTTATTATACAACAGCAAGCGGAACCAGTATGGCAACCCCTCATATTTCTGGAGTTGTAGCATTAATGCTTGAAGCCAACCCGGATTTGACACCGGACCAAGTGTTGAACGCACTACAATCAACAGCCGATCCAATGTCTGGATTTGACTTGCATGAAGTTGGAGCCGGATATGTCAATGCGTATGAAGCAGTGAATTCTGTAAAATAA
- a CDS encoding S8 family serine peptidase, protein MKRIFATLLSLSLLVGLFFASQTPNRVQASALEVDETLTDILSISDKDSIIEAVVTYSQMPTDQQVQELNEFGIRTKTYKHLPMIAVKGTKLEIDALLQSGLEALSIYYNKDLEYFLRDSRKLVGAEKVWNDLGYTGKGTTVAVIDSGIDATHPDLPMGEKVVQNVKFLLGNLFTDEPLYMENVVNTDTSSGHGTHVAGTIAGQGTASDGLYKGIAPDAKLVGLGTGEGINILWSLEAFDYVLENQEKYGIDVISNSWGTTGEYSPNNPINVASKKAHDAGMVVTFAAGNAGPDDNTLNPYSAAPWVISVAAGTKDKQLADFSSRGIPGDELVHPDITAPGVDIVATKSSTGVVMNSLGSTTDAIYIAPEHLPYYTTASGTSMATPHISGIVALMRESQPGLHPDIVLDILQKTADPMEGYEVHEVGSGYVNAYEAVQLAERTKPNLGKYKDKETGKTYETFFVEQTWDGSIGVGASEAGAASHDYYNIELGRDAVSLTVRIDWTSPTNDLDLEVRDPSGDLAGSSGSAVSTTEQTTISTVTEGTYAVDVVGWLNTVEQYTGTYIVEKILK, encoded by the coding sequence ATGAAACGTATATTTGCAACATTACTCAGTTTATCCTTACTCGTGGGTCTTTTTTTCGCCTCACAAACACCGAATCGTGTACAAGCATCTGCACTTGAGGTCGATGAAACTTTAACGGATATACTTAGTATTTCTGATAAGGATTCAATCATCGAAGCTGTGGTCACTTACTCACAAATGCCAACGGATCAACAGGTGCAGGAATTGAATGAGTTTGGGATACGAACAAAAACGTATAAGCATTTACCGATGATTGCGGTTAAAGGAACGAAGCTGGAAATTGACGCCCTGCTTCAATCAGGTTTGGAAGCTTTATCTATTTATTACAATAAAGACCTTGAATATTTTCTTCGTGACAGTCGAAAATTAGTTGGTGCTGAAAAAGTTTGGAATGATCTTGGTTACACAGGAAAAGGGACTACTGTCGCGGTCATTGATAGTGGTATTGATGCCACACATCCAGATCTTCCAATGGGTGAAAAAGTAGTGCAGAACGTTAAATTCCTGCTAGGAAATTTGTTTACGGATGAACCACTATATATGGAGAATGTTGTAAACACAGATACATCTTCAGGTCATGGTACCCATGTTGCTGGAACAATTGCAGGTCAAGGAACGGCAAGTGACGGATTATACAAGGGAATTGCTCCTGATGCAAAATTAGTGGGTCTTGGTACAGGGGAAGGGATCAATATCCTTTGGTCGCTAGAAGCCTTCGATTACGTTTTGGAAAACCAAGAGAAATATGGTATTGATGTAATCAGCAATAGCTGGGGTACAACAGGTGAATATTCTCCAAACAACCCTATTAATGTAGCAAGTAAAAAAGCACATGATGCAGGAATGGTTGTTACGTTTGCAGCGGGCAACGCGGGTCCAGATGATAACACCTTAAATCCTTACTCTGCAGCCCCTTGGGTCATTTCGGTTGCAGCAGGAACGAAAGATAAACAGTTAGCTGACTTTTCTTCAAGAGGGATTCCGGGAGATGAACTTGTTCATCCGGATATTACAGCCCCAGGGGTAGATATTGTTGCAACAAAGTCATCTACTGGAGTAGTAATGAATTCACTTGGATCCACTACTGACGCAATATATATTGCTCCTGAACATCTTCCATATTATACAACAGCGAGCGGTACAAGTATGGCCACCCCTCATATTTCGGGAATCGTAGCATTAATGAGGGAATCTCAACCTGGTTTGCACCCTGATATCGTTCTAGATATTTTACAAAAAACAGCAGATCCGATGGAAGGGTATGAAGTTCATGAGGTTGGATCAGGTTATGTAAATGCGTACGAGGCTGTTCAGCTTGCCGAACGTACAAAACCGAATCTTGGAAAATATAAAGACAAGGAAACAGGAAAAACCTATGAAACTTTTTTTGTAGAACAGACATGGGATGGTAGCATAGGGGTAGGTGCTTCGGAGGCAGGCGCTGCTTCACATGACTATTACAATATCGAACTTGGCCGTGATGCAGTTAGCTTAACGGTTCGAATTGATTGGACCTCTCCTACGAACGATCTCGACTTAGAAGTTCGTGATCCATCTGGTGATCTAGCAGGTTCATCTGGGAGTGCTGTTTCAACGACAGAGCAAACAACAATTTCTACTGTTACTGAAGGTACGTATGCAGTTGATGTTGTGGGCTGGTTAAATACGGTTGAACAATATACAGGAACTTATATAGTTGAAAAAATCTTAAAGTAA
- a CDS encoding carbon starvation protein A — MSSLLLAAIGIVVFLLGYRYYSKFISEKIYQLDPNYVTPAHKYKDGVDFVPTNKFVLWGHHFSSVAGAAPILGPAIAVYWGWLPAVLWVVLGTVFAAGVHDFGTLVLSVRNKGQSVGTLTDKLIGKRAKILFLFIILILMLMVNAVFAWVIANLFVSFPASVLSIFIQIPLAVWMGYTVYKKSGSMLLPSIVALAVMYGTAVIASRVEFLQIDLVNWFGGEANTVMFGLNGVAMAFFVWIIVLMVYVYFSSTLPVWKLLQPRDYINSHQLVLGLVILYLGVLFMNPEITAPAVNSGVSTSMWPLLFITIACGAISGFHGLVSSGTSSKQIDKETDARFVGYLGAVGEGMLALLAIIAVATFFTTGADFKAAYSSFAAASSGGLGNFIGGAAQLATGVGIPADIAATIVSVIVISFAATSLDTAVRLMRYIISELGSEYNLPSLTKAHVATTIAVVSSAALVLLPKGPNGFGSGGFLLWPLFGTANQLLAGISLLLISIWLKNQGRNFMPTFIPMVFILFMTIWAMGKQVILDWSGAGASDLNILLFVFGSLILGFAIWIIIEAASVLKNNQGPADIDKSA, encoded by the coding sequence TTGAGTAGTTTACTTTTAGCAGCAATAGGAATTGTAGTCTTTTTGTTAGGGTATAGGTATTATTCTAAATTCATATCCGAAAAGATTTATCAGCTTGACCCCAATTATGTAACACCAGCACATAAATACAAGGATGGTGTCGATTTCGTACCGACTAATAAGTTTGTTCTATGGGGACACCATTTCAGCTCAGTAGCAGGAGCTGCACCGATTCTTGGTCCAGCTATTGCAGTTTATTGGGGATGGTTGCCTGCAGTATTATGGGTAGTGTTAGGAACTGTATTTGCGGCAGGTGTCCATGATTTCGGAACACTTGTCCTATCAGTACGAAATAAAGGACAATCTGTTGGGACACTTACTGATAAGTTAATTGGTAAACGTGCTAAAATCTTGTTTCTATTCATCATATTAATCCTTATGTTAATGGTTAATGCAGTATTCGCCTGGGTAATTGCAAATCTATTTGTTTCATTTCCAGCATCGGTGCTTTCCATTTTCATTCAGATTCCATTAGCGGTTTGGATGGGCTATACTGTCTACAAAAAGAGTGGCAGCATGCTTCTACCGTCTATCGTCGCTTTAGCAGTCATGTATGGTACGGCAGTAATTGCCTCGAGAGTAGAATTCCTCCAAATCGACTTGGTAAATTGGTTTGGCGGCGAGGCCAATACCGTAATGTTTGGATTGAACGGAGTAGCAATGGCATTCTTCGTTTGGATCATCGTATTAATGGTCTATGTATATTTTTCATCAACTTTACCGGTATGGAAGCTATTACAGCCAAGAGACTATATTAATTCACATCAGCTTGTACTAGGACTAGTCATTCTTTATTTAGGCGTCTTATTCATGAATCCTGAAATTACCGCGCCTGCAGTCAATTCAGGAGTGTCTACGTCCATGTGGCCGTTACTCTTCATAACAATTGCTTGTGGAGCCATTTCCGGTTTTCACGGACTTGTTTCTTCTGGTACATCTTCAAAACAAATTGATAAAGAAACCGATGCACGCTTTGTAGGTTATCTCGGCGCAGTGGGTGAAGGAATGCTTGCCCTCTTAGCGATTATTGCGGTAGCCACCTTCTTTACAACCGGAGCAGATTTTAAAGCTGCGTATAGTAGCTTTGCGGCAGCAAGCAGCGGGGGACTCGGTAACTTTATCGGTGGAGCAGCACAGCTTGCTACGGGCGTTGGGATCCCTGCAGATATTGCAGCAACGATCGTTTCAGTCATTGTGATCAGCTTTGCCGCTACATCTTTGGATACCGCGGTCCGATTAATGCGTTATATAATCTCAGAACTTGGAAGTGAGTATAATCTTCCATCACTGACAAAGGCTCATGTTGCAACAACAATCGCAGTTGTGTCAAGCGCAGCACTTGTATTGCTTCCAAAAGGTCCAAATGGTTTTGGGTCTGGCGGATTCTTACTATGGCCGTTATTTGGAACTGCCAACCAGCTTTTAGCTGGAATCAGTTTATTATTAATCTCCATTTGGCTTAAAAATCAGGGTCGGAACTTTATGCCGACATTCATTCCGATGGTATTCATATTGTTCATGACCATCTGGGCTATGGGAAAACAGGTCATATTAGATTGGTCTGGAGCCGGTGCATCAGATCTCAATATCTTGTTGTTCGTGTTCGGATCCTTGATTCTCGGATTTGCGATCTGGATCATTATAGAAGCAGCTTCTGTCCTTAAGAACAATCAAGGTCCAGCAGATATCGATAAATCAGCTTAG
- a CDS encoding cory-CC-star protein: MEFYDEIISHPHKTEIKRELRDEDDLFLLLCFSELLGIPNPVSYYTLELYPTILERFHDWHLRMGMEKSPLEGIRCC; encoded by the coding sequence ATGGAATTTTATGATGAAATAATCAGTCATCCACACAAAACAGAAATCAAGCGGGAGCTACGTGATGAGGACGATCTTTTCTTGTTGCTTTGCTTTTCAGAATTACTTGGTATTCCAAATCCGGTTTCCTATTATACGTTAGAACTTTATCCAACCATACTTGAACGCTTTCATGATTGGCACTTAAGAATGGGCATGGAAAAATCACCGTTAGAAGGCATCAGATGTTGTTAA
- a CDS encoding ArsA family ATPase produces MKKIVNKQIIFFGGKGGVGKSTSSSAYALATARQGKRILLVSTDPAHNLGDLFHAKLSGKPTKLTENLWGIEIDPDEETKRYLKGVKQNLKGLVKPKMIEEVHRQIDLAGSSPGADEAAMFERIVSIILNEKDSFDMIVFDTAPTGHTIRLLTLPELMGAWIDGMLKRRESMNENYSAWMGDGEPVEDPIYDILQKRKERFAEVRKLLLDSTQTEYVFVLNAERLPILETEKAIGTLAKHDLNVRTIVVNKLLPSEETSSFFQRRKAQEKEYLSWINETFDQQEKIHLPLLDGDISTLDALVRISETMEKEII; encoded by the coding sequence ATGAAAAAAATCGTCAACAAACAAATCATATTTTTCGGTGGTAAGGGCGGAGTTGGGAAATCAACCTCTTCTTCTGCTTATGCACTTGCGACTGCAAGGCAGGGAAAGCGAATCCTTCTCGTTTCCACAGACCCAGCTCATAATCTAGGCGATCTATTCCATGCAAAGCTTTCTGGAAAACCTACAAAGTTGACCGAAAATCTATGGGGAATTGAAATTGATCCTGATGAAGAAACGAAACGTTACCTTAAAGGGGTGAAACAAAATTTAAAAGGACTTGTTAAGCCGAAAATGATTGAAGAGGTCCACCGGCAGATCGACCTGGCCGGAAGTTCGCCAGGTGCTGATGAAGCCGCAATGTTTGAACGAATTGTTTCAATTATTTTAAATGAGAAGGATTCCTTCGATATGATCGTGTTCGACACAGCTCCGACCGGGCATACGATTCGACTTTTAACATTGCCAGAACTAATGGGCGCCTGGATTGATGGAATGCTTAAAAGACGAGAAAGTATGAACGAAAATTATTCAGCCTGGATGGGGGACGGCGAACCTGTTGAGGATCCAATCTATGATATACTCCAAAAACGAAAGGAACGTTTTGCAGAAGTCCGTAAATTGTTACTGGATTCTACTCAAACAGAATACGTCTTCGTGTTAAACGCTGAACGTCTTCCAATCTTGGAAACGGAAAAAGCAATAGGAACGCTGGCGAAGCATGATCTTAACGTACGGACGATTGTCGTCAATAAACTGTTGCCGAGCGAAGAAACGAGTTCGTTTTTCCAAAGACGGAAGGCGCAGGAAAAGGAGTACTTAAGCTGGATCAATGAAACATTCGATCAGCAGGAAAAGATTCATTTACCTCTTTTGGATGGTGATATTTCAACATTGGATGCTCTTGTTCGGATCAGTGAAACGATGGAAAAAGAAATAATATAA
- a CDS encoding UvrD-helicase domain-containing protein, whose protein sequence is MQSAFATEKQQLEKIAAEIDHQMERLEKIPRYFGDDITEQVLDDRREQHRKNLIIASQEAFFGRLDFKADEKDKPEEIYIGKVGVSKESTTEILVVDWRAPVASMFYTFTGGEDEAFYNSPEGKVEGDIYLKRNVVIRNRELQRVVDTYVKGSDEAGGTDEFLLYRLGDKKDNRLRDIVSTIQAEQNHIIRAEKNKPLIIQGVAGSGKTTVALHRLAYLLYHYRDYLTANQMIIFAPNKMFLDYISNVLPELGVGGIQQTTFNDWAIEVLDESIKVLTDATDLEVRFAPTSDELEKDELQSGRLKGSLKYKEIIEATLVDFENTMVPIDDFEIWDGCSIRASAILNWANENRSFPISSRRNRVVKRLKSWIEQQVEAIMPHERKERKKQANNQLRSYLKSWPDYTAFSFYQDLFKKSNRDKFAELLNDYLPEKMIDHTRRNLSKKIVSAEDLPAILSIHAKLFGIDKSFTYQHIVIDEAQDFSPFQIEVLKSYAKENSFTILGDISQGIHSYKGIEQWQEMMDVFDDKPPAYVQLKQSYRSTLEIIEYANCILLNMKHTGGLAKPVFRSGKPVKEMNLDKKNRAATIVSILKEIERSDVNSVAIVGRTSQGCEGLYQELKDLGVEATLITAEQNDYRGGISIIPVYLTKGLEFDAVIMSDVDSTNYRFNEQDAKLLYVGCTRALHQLWILYAGDPTPLLKTK, encoded by the coding sequence ATTCAAAGTGCCTTTGCCACGGAGAAGCAGCAACTGGAAAAAATCGCTGCTGAGATCGACCACCAAATGGAACGATTAGAAAAAATCCCGAGGTATTTCGGGGATGATATTACTGAGCAGGTTCTTGATGACCGGCGAGAACAACACCGGAAAAATCTCATAATCGCAAGCCAAGAAGCGTTTTTCGGCCGTCTTGATTTTAAAGCAGATGAGAAAGATAAGCCTGAAGAGATTTACATAGGGAAGGTTGGGGTTTCAAAGGAATCAACTACCGAAATTCTTGTAGTCGATTGGCGTGCACCTGTTGCAAGTATGTTTTATACGTTCACCGGTGGAGAGGATGAAGCCTTTTATAATTCACCAGAAGGAAAAGTGGAAGGCGATATCTATTTGAAACGAAATGTTGTCATACGTAATCGTGAACTTCAACGTGTAGTCGATACATACGTTAAAGGTAGTGATGAAGCGGGAGGAACAGATGAGTTTTTGCTTTACCGGCTCGGTGATAAGAAAGACAACCGGCTCAGGGATATTGTCTCCACCATTCAAGCAGAGCAAAACCATATCATACGGGCTGAGAAAAATAAGCCATTGATCATTCAAGGAGTAGCCGGATCTGGAAAAACGACGGTTGCACTTCATCGCCTAGCTTACCTCCTCTATCATTATCGGGATTACCTGACTGCAAATCAGATGATCATTTTTGCTCCGAACAAAATGTTTTTAGATTATATATCAAATGTATTGCCTGAACTTGGAGTAGGGGGCATCCAACAAACGACATTCAATGATTGGGCGATTGAAGTCCTGGATGAATCAATCAAGGTACTGACAGACGCAACCGATCTTGAAGTACGATTTGCACCGACAAGTGACGAACTGGAAAAGGATGAGCTTCAATCAGGTCGACTAAAGGGATCACTTAAATATAAAGAAATCATTGAAGCAACCCTCGTGGACTTTGAAAATACGATGGTTCCCATTGATGATTTTGAAATCTGGGACGGATGTTCGATACGAGCTTCGGCGATCCTCAACTGGGCCAACGAAAATCGCAGCTTCCCAATTTCATCACGCCGGAATCGTGTTGTGAAACGATTAAAGTCTTGGATTGAGCAGCAGGTTGAAGCTATAATGCCTCATGAACGAAAAGAGCGTAAGAAACAGGCGAATAATCAACTGCGGTCCTATTTAAAGTCCTGGCCAGATTACACCGCTTTTTCATTTTATCAAGATCTATTTAAAAAAAGTAACCGTGATAAGTTTGCCGAATTGCTGAACGATTACCTTCCTGAGAAAATGATCGATCATACTCGCCGTAACCTATCAAAGAAAATCGTTTCGGCGGAGGATTTGCCAGCGATCTTATCGATCCATGCAAAGCTATTTGGGATTGATAAATCGTTTACGTATCAGCATATTGTCATTGACGAAGCGCAGGATTTTTCTCCTTTTCAAATTGAAGTATTGAAGTCCTATGCTAAAGAAAATTCGTTCACGATTTTAGGGGATATTTCTCAAGGGATCCATTCGTATAAAGGAATTGAACAGTGGCAGGAAATGATGGACGTGTTTGACGATAAACCGCCAGCCTATGTCCAGCTGAAACAAAGCTATCGTTCTACATTGGAAATCATCGAGTACGCAAACTGTATTTTACTCAATATGAAGCATACAGGTGGACTTGCCAAACCAGTCTTTCGTAGTGGTAAGCCTGTGAAGGAAATGAATCTCGACAAGAAGAATCGAGCTGCAACGATTGTCTCCATTTTAAAAGAAATTGAACGGTCTGACGTGAACAGCGTTGCAATTGTCGGGAGAACATCACAAGGATGCGAGGGACTCTACCAGGAATTAAAGGATCTTGGAGTTGAAGCTACATTAATAACGGCCGAACAAAATGATTATCGTGGTGGAATTTCGATCATCCCCGTCTATTTAACAAAAGGGTTGGAATTTGATGCGGTCATCATGAGTGATGTTGATTCGACCAATTATCGCTTCAATGAACAAGACGCTAAGCTTCTTTATGTAGGCTGTACACGTGCTCTGCATCAACTTTGGATTTTGTATGCTGGGGATCCAACACCCTTACTGAAAACAAAATAG